One genomic window of Anthonomus grandis grandis chromosome 3, icAntGran1.3, whole genome shotgun sequence includes the following:
- the LOC126734505 gene encoding ribosome production factor 2 homolog — MSVLQRLVKPTTHKGKKILLKKEPQIIEGTKAPIFLKGRKTSEKVRRVLKDIYDLKKPDGQMLHRKNDITIFEDATPVESLCKKHDSSLFMLGSHSKKRPDNLVVGRTFNNSILDMVELEIKDYEGLREFAASKVTMGIKPCLLFNGPQWEQSEEYRQLKSIFIDFFHREEVEAVRLQGLEHTISFNVTPDGSICLRSYKVLLKKSGQRTPRVELEEIGPRIDFALRRTKLPTPDLMKEACKKPKELKITKKKNISTDKLGSTHGRIHMGKQEINKIQTRKFKGLKKQKVKGGRVEKKKISV, encoded by the exons ATGTCAGTGTTGCAACGGTTGGT gaaacccACCACGCACAAGGGCAAGAAAATCTTACTCAAAAAAGAGCCACAAATAATCGAGGGTACAAAAGCCCCGATATTCCTTAAAGGCCGAAAAACATCGGAAAAGGTACGGCGAGTGCTGAAAGACATTTACGATCTCAAAAAACCCGATGGCCAAATGCTACATAGAAAAAACGATATCACCATCTTCGAAGACGCCACTCCGGTCGAATCCTTGTGCAAAAAACATGATAGCAGCTTATTTATGCTGGGCAGTCACAGCAAAAAACGACCAGACAACTTGGTGGTGGGGCGCACATTCAACAATTCAATCCTGGATATGGTCGAACTGGAAATTAAAGACTACGAAGGCCTAAGGGAATTTGCAGCTTCAAAAGTCACCATGGGAATCAAACCGTGTCTTTTATTCAATGGTCCTCAATGGGAACAATCCGAGGAGTACAGACAATTAAAGTCAATATTTATAGACTTTTTCCATCGGGAGGAGGTGGAGGCTGTGAGACTGCAGGGTTTAGAACACACTATTAGTTTTAATGTTACTCCCGATGGAAGTATTTGCTTAAGGTCTTATAAGGTGTTGTTAAAGAAGTCTGGGCAGAGGACACCACGGGTGGAACTAGAAGAAATTG gtccCAGAATAGATTTTGCCTTAAGACGTACCAAACTGCCGACCCCGGATCTAATGAAAGAAGCctgtaaaaaaccaaaagaaCTTAAAATCACTAAAAAGAAGAATATTTCGACAGATAAACTGGGCTCGACCCACGGTCGTATCCACATGGGCAAACAGGAAATTAACAAGATTCAAACTCGTAAATTCAAGGGGCTTAAAAAGCAAAAAGTTAAGGGAGGCAGGGttgagaaaaagaaaatttctgtttaa
- the LOC126733919 gene encoding complex I intermediate-associated protein 30, mitochondrial, whose protein sequence is MNLFRLFGPTKTLIKQTPTRAICTTNKLNLFHEKDDRGGYPTRPLPPFNERMSLGWSELKKEVKIWCGEVKELLDGDPIRAWRPGETDIAWRFKSEDSLDKWIVTSDSDHNEGSSHCTLERNMYGNAVFSGHISLQVPKDGQVKRAGYCNIKTMRARKSFKRATYLNWIPYNTMVMKVKGDGRTYLLSISTRGFYDITWNDVYNYQLYTRGGPYWQIAKIPFSKFFFSAKGRIQDKQFPITLDKVASFGITAQDRHGGDFKLEIDYIGLEYDPKHVEEFAYEEYKMETGIVD, encoded by the exons ATGAACCTGTTTCGACTGTTTGGCCCCACAAAAACACTAATAAAACAAACCCCAACTAGGGCCATTTGCACCACAAATAAACTGAATCTGTTCCATGAAAAAGATGATCGAGGGGGCTACCCGACTAGACCGTTGCCCCCCTTTAACGAAAGAATGAGCCTGGGCTGGTCGGAGCTTAAGAAAGAAGTAAAAATATGGTGTGGCGAAGTAAAAGAACTTTTGGATG GTGATCCAATACGGGCTTGGCGCCCAGGAGAGACTGATATAGCATGGCGTTTTAAATCCGAGGATTCTTTAGACAAATGGATTGTTACGAGCGACTCTGACCATAACGAAGGTTCCAGCCATTGCACCTTAGAAAGAAACATGTATGGAAACGCGGTGTTTAGTGGACATATTAGTTTGCAAGTGCCTAAAGATGGTCAAGTGAAGCGGGCCGGttattgtaatattaaaacaatGAGGGCTCGA aaatctttTAAAAGGGCAACATATTTGAACTGGATTCCGTATAACACCATGGTGATGAAGGTCAAAGGGGACGGCAGAACTTATTTGTTAAGTATTTCCACCCGAGGGTTCTATGATATTACTTGGAATGATGTTTATAATTATCAGTTGTATACTAGAGGAGGGCCTTATTGGCAAATTGCTAAG ATTCccttttcaaaattctttttttcggCTAAGGGTCGAATTCAAGACAAGCAATTCCCCATAACTTTGGATAAAGTTGCCTCGTTTGGCATCACTGCACAGGACAGACACGGCGGGGATTTCAAACTGGAAATCGATTATATCGGGCTGGAGTACGACCCCAAGCATGTCGAAGAGTTCGCTTATGAAGAGTACAAAATGGAAACCGGAATTGTTGATtga